One genomic segment of Deltaproteobacteria bacterium includes these proteins:
- a CDS encoding AAA family ATPase, with protein sequence MGGVISEIIGWAGWKLKYWEKLALYKIMAGETLDDQAFKELLRHLLIDNGLFPVETDRPDISFDMFDKQADLSATSTLHICEIKNLQNVNALVSGQCLPFGPALTVVFGANGSGKSGYARILGCAGFIRGEVDVFPNINEPGCSNLTPVAEIEIQSDSGRQCISYSPNQECIELNSLHVFDVKSVQEHLIKKNTFTFSPAGLSHLTKLAEVTDTVRERLAALVDAQSKAQDFTPLFQGGNSPIKEMVTGLNARTDLNALQEASKLTDVDKTKMAELDKKIAELKTKNIPKQIAALEKTKSDLDGLRDKIINHSEKLSDEVVKSVSNSIDEFKKADSFSKKIGIDQFKTEFFTHTGTQTWYDFVKAAKSLAEEEQAEDKPYPQDDDRCLFCHQPLSIEARELILKLWQFLEGEAQAALTKATRNLNSIKQKLGGMRLDFFSDQAVSYRYLDEYDKAKESKIVEIIIKFIEACRIRIKTLSEMIDDKDVKASVVDLSENGSDLIASVNEDLDKQLEKLRDSDPAKEIEKLEIELRTLTHKKVLGDQFSEITKYVNRLAWAEAAFKAGGSTRPITLKYNALFEDIVTGGYLRLFQDMLSHLGRPIRVKVDTTPRKGVTFKQIMLETDSDSLPPGANPDTVLSEGEKRAVALADFLTEVALDIGSGGIVLDDPVTSLDLEWSAVIASLIVNEAKKRQVVVFTHNLPFVHCLKNYCQDMNVDAQMHWIKRGDNDDKPGYVFANNSPALESDYKTTHIANEHYKKAKELPPAEQELELKQGFGALRTTYESFIIYSLLGGVVIRFNERISPGRLKDVVWDGDLFQRVIDKHESLSKYIEGHLHSDAYVPVKPTREMLIQEINEFDEIKKKHRQLASARR encoded by the coding sequence ATGGGCGGAGTAATCTCAGAGATTATTGGTTGGGCGGGATGGAAGCTCAAATATTGGGAAAAGCTTGCTCTATACAAAATCATGGCCGGTGAAACGCTTGACGACCAAGCCTTTAAAGAGCTGTTGCGCCACCTTCTCATCGACAATGGACTATTTCCAGTTGAGACCGACCGACCAGACATCAGCTTCGATATGTTTGATAAACAGGCTGATCTATCAGCAACGTCCACCCTCCATATCTGCGAAATTAAGAACCTTCAAAATGTAAACGCATTAGTTTCTGGCCAGTGTCTTCCATTCGGTCCAGCCCTAACGGTTGTCTTCGGTGCTAACGGTTCTGGAAAATCTGGTTATGCAAGGATTCTCGGCTGTGCGGGGTTCATTAGGGGTGAAGTTGATGTTTTTCCGAATATAAATGAACCTGGTTGTTCGAATCTTACGCCGGTAGCCGAAATAGAGATACAAAGCGATTCTGGCAGGCAATGTATCAGCTACTCGCCTAATCAGGAATGTATCGAACTTAACTCTCTCCACGTCTTTGATGTAAAGAGCGTTCAGGAACACCTCATCAAGAAGAATACTTTTACTTTTTCCCCTGCTGGATTATCACATTTGACCAAGCTTGCAGAAGTAACCGACACTGTGAGAGAGCGCCTTGCCGCTTTGGTCGATGCTCAGAGCAAGGCCCAAGATTTCACTCCTTTGTTTCAAGGGGGGAATTCACCTATCAAGGAAATGGTCACAGGGCTAAATGCCAGGACTGACCTGAATGCTCTCCAGGAAGCATCTAAGCTGACTGATGTTGATAAGACCAAAATGGCCGAATTAGATAAAAAGATTGCAGAACTCAAGACCAAAAATATTCCAAAGCAAATCGCTGCCCTTGAAAAAACTAAATCTGATCTTGATGGCCTTCGCGATAAAATCATCAATCATTCTGAGAAGTTGTCAGATGAAGTTGTTAAAAGTGTCAGCAATAGTATCGACGAATTCAAAAAAGCAGATTCCTTTTCTAAAAAGATAGGTATCGATCAGTTCAAGACGGAGTTCTTTACGCATACAGGAACGCAGACTTGGTATGATTTTGTGAAGGCAGCCAAATCATTAGCAGAAGAAGAGCAGGCAGAAGACAAGCCTTACCCTCAAGATGATGATAGATGTCTCTTTTGCCATCAACCCTTATCAATAGAGGCAAGGGAATTAATCCTGAAATTGTGGCAGTTTTTAGAGGGTGAAGCTCAGGCAGCTCTCACCAAAGCAACTCGTAATCTGAATTCGATTAAACAGAAGCTTGGAGGTATGCGTCTTGATTTTTTCAGCGATCAGGCAGTGTCATATCGATATCTAGATGAATACGATAAGGCAAAGGAATCCAAAATTGTTGAGATCATAATAAAGTTTATCGAAGCTTGTAGAATTCGAATTAAAACTCTCTCTGAAATGATCGATGATAAGGACGTTAAAGCGTCCGTTGTCGATCTATCCGAAAACGGATCTGATCTCATCGCTTCCGTCAATGAGGACTTGGACAAACAGCTTGAAAAGCTACGTGATTCTGACCCTGCCAAAGAAATTGAAAAGCTTGAAATAGAATTAAGGACACTTACCCATAAAAAAGTGTTGGGCGATCAATTTTCAGAAATAACAAAGTACGTAAATCGATTAGCATGGGCTGAAGCGGCTTTCAAAGCTGGCGGTTCAACACGGCCTATCACTCTCAAATATAATGCTTTATTCGAAGACATCGTGACTGGTGGCTATCTTCGGTTGTTTCAGGATATGCTCAGTCATCTTGGAAGACCTATTCGAGTAAAGGTGGATACGACACCTAGGAAAGGAGTAACTTTCAAACAAATAATGCTTGAGACCGATTCCGATTCGTTGCCACCTGGTGCTAATCCTGACACTGTATTGAGTGAAGGAGAAAAACGGGCAGTCGCTTTAGCTGATTTCCTGACTGAGGTTGCATTAGACATCGGCAGTGGAGGTATTGTTCTAGACGATCCCGTGACTTCGCTTGACCTTGAATGGAGTGCTGTCATTGCATCTCTTATCGTGAATGAGGCAAAAAAGAGGCAGGTGGTTGTTTTTACGCATAATCTCCCCTTCGTGCATTGTCTTAAGAACTATTGCCAGGATATGAATGTTGACGCCCAGATGCATTGGATCAAACGCGGCGATAATGATGACAAGCCTGGATATGTGTTCGCAAATAATAGCCCTGCTTTAGAATCCGACTATAAGACAACCCACATCGCTAATGAGCATTACAAGAAGGCCAAAGAGCTACCACCTGCTGAACAAGAGCTTGAACTTAAACAGGGATTCGGCGCTCTTCGTACGACCTATGAATCATTTATAATTTATAGCCTGCTTGGTGGGGTTGTTATTAGATTCA
- a CDS encoding integron integrase — MKEIPPEIRVFYDAQLVKERVPETSRFHYRKWLRYYLDFCTKYGLNQLNTENISQFIDKLKEKHQTEQQQKQAFHAVSAYFDIALPDKDKDAPLKNKKKGLSSKKRRLQSTNADWRPVFDALKAEITLRHYSPRTFQTYRGWVRQLQGFTRSKDPKLLTASDARDFLTFLAVERKVAASTQNQAFNALLFFSRHILKNEFGELNDVPRAKRRPCIPVVLSREEVDRIIERLRGPYDLVVSLLYGCGLRLSECLNLRIGCFNFDTGMLTVHNGKGQKDRTVPLPRAIVPELKAHLEEVMDLHEKDIKAGYSGVFLPDALAAEYKNAATELVWQWFFPAKTLTLVPETKELRRYHLHQSHVQKATRGAVKRARIPKRATPHTFRHSFGSHLLQANYDIRTVQQLMGHSDVRTTMIYTHTIQSQTKKEAISPLDFGPQDA; from the coding sequence ATGAAAGAGATCCCTCCTGAAATTCGCGTCTTCTACGACGCACAGCTGGTTAAAGAAAGAGTCCCGGAAACGTCCCGCTTCCACTACAGGAAGTGGTTACGGTATTATTTGGATTTTTGTACTAAATATGGATTGAATCAATTAAACACGGAAAATATTTCTCAGTTTATTGATAAATTGAAAGAAAAGCACCAAACTGAACAACAACAAAAACAGGCATTCCATGCTGTTTCAGCATATTTTGATATAGCATTACCAGACAAAGACAAGGATGCGCCATTAAAAAATAAAAAGAAAGGATTATCAAGTAAAAAACGCCGATTGCAATCAACGAACGCAGATTGGCGACCGGTATTCGATGCCCTGAAAGCAGAAATCACATTAAGGCATTATTCCCCAAGGACATTCCAGACATACAGGGGATGGGTGAGGCAGTTGCAGGGATTTACCCGGAGCAAGGACCCGAAGCTCCTCACCGCCTCGGATGCCAGGGATTTCTTGACCTTTTTAGCTGTGGAGCGGAAGGTGGCCGCTTCCACGCAGAACCAGGCGTTCAATGCGCTTTTGTTCTTTTCTCGGCACATCCTCAAAAATGAATTTGGGGAATTGAACGATGTCCCGAGGGCCAAACGAAGGCCCTGTATACCGGTTGTCCTGTCCAGAGAAGAGGTTGACCGGATTATTGAACGGCTGCGGGGGCCGTACGATTTGGTCGTCAGTCTGTTGTATGGGTGCGGCCTGCGGCTATCCGAGTGTTTGAACCTGAGGATAGGGTGTTTCAATTTCGATACGGGCATGCTGACGGTTCATAACGGAAAGGGGCAAAAAGACAGGACCGTGCCTCTGCCCAGGGCGATCGTGCCCGAACTGAAGGCGCATCTTGAAGAGGTGATGGATCTTCATGAGAAAGACATCAAGGCCGGTTACAGCGGCGTGTTCCTGCCCGATGCCCTGGCCGCAGAATACAAAAACGCGGCCACCGAGCTGGTTTGGCAGTGGTTTTTCCCTGCCAAGACCCTGACCCTGGTTCCGGAGACAAAGGAATTAAGAAGATACCATCTCCATCAAAGTCATGTGCAAAAGGCGACCAGGGGTGCGGTGAAAAGGGCCAGGATCCCCAAGCGGGCCACGCCCCACACCTTTCGGCACAGTTTCGGCAGCCACCTGCTTCAGGCCAATTACGATATCCGCACCGTCCAGCAACTCATGGGTCACAGCGATGTGCGAACCACCATGATCTATACCCATACGATACAGAGCCAGACCAAAAAGGAGGCCATAAGCCCGCTTGATTTCGGGCCGCAAGATGCCTGA
- a CDS encoding YgiT-type zinc finger protein: MRRLGMKETMVESKVTYTLEQDGKFLIVENVPARVCRETGEQFFSPETVEHIQGIIKSRENPDRVIETPVYNYG, from the coding sequence ATGAGGAGACTTGGAATGAAAGAGACAATGGTTGAATCTAAAGTAACCTATACACTGGAACAGGATGGCAAATTTCTTATTGTTGAAAATGTGCCGGCACGTGTATGCAGAGAGACGGGAGAGCAGTTCTTTTCTCCCGAGACAGTCGAGCATATCCAGGGCATTATCAAGAGCAGGGAGAACCCCGACAGGGTGATAGAGACTCCCGTGTATAATTATGGATAA
- a CDS encoding ORF6N domain-containing protein, translated as MTADKGLVPIELIQNRIIVLRDEKVMIDRDIAELYGVSTKALNQAVTRNMKRFPPDFMFRVTRTEKEQLVTNCDRFGPLKHSSAMPRAFTEQGIAMLSSILNVDRAIDVNIAIMRAFVQLRKISSSQKQLAQRLYEIEVRLENHDENIEAIFEAIRQLMTPIERPRKKIGFEVSEPKGRYGKRTRKKEGWPGPSSRVQVLSVSSVQSPLFEQDRQDSQDVAGTRTLPSGDMTI; from the coding sequence ATGACGGCTGATAAAGGTTTGGTACCAATCGAGTTGATCCAGAATAGGATTATTGTTCTCCGAGATGAAAAGGTCATGATTGACCGGGATATTGCCGAGCTTTATGGCGTGTCGACCAAGGCGCTGAATCAGGCGGTCACAAGAAACATGAAGCGTTTCCCGCCTGATTTTATGTTCAGGGTAACAAGAACGGAAAAAGAGCAACTGGTCACAAATTGTGACCGGTTCGGACCGTTGAAACACTCGTCAGCAATGCCCCGGGCTTTTACGGAGCAGGGGATCGCCATGCTTTCGTCAATCCTAAACGTGGATAGAGCCATTGATGTCAACATCGCGATCATGAGGGCCTTCGTGCAGCTCCGAAAAATATCCTCCTCTCAAAAACAACTGGCGCAAAGACTCTACGAGATTGAGGTGCGGTTGGAGAATCATGATGAGAATATCGAGGCGATATTTGAGGCGATCCGGCAACTCATGACGCCGATAGAAAGGCCGAGGAAAAAGATTGGATTCGAAGTCAGCGAACCCAAAGGCCGGTATGGCAAAAGAACCAGGAAAAAGGAGGGTTGGCCCGGACCATCGAGCAGGGTACAGGTCCTTTCGGTGTCGAGCGTCCAGAGCCCTTTGTTTGAACAGGATAGGCAGGATTCTCAGGATGTTGCGGGAACAAGAACACTCCCAAGCGGCGATATGACCATTTAG
- a CDS encoding peroxiredoxin: protein MTIQEGKTAPAFTLPDADGNQVSLEDFRGKHVILYFYPKDNTSGUTKEAEGFRDLYGEFLKQDAVILGVSPDSQASHQKFIRKHNLPFLLLSDPAKTVMTAYGAFGEKKMYGKPVQGVTRSTVWIGPDGKVKRHWHRVAKAADHPSKVLEEIGGSHG, encoded by the coding sequence ATGACCATACAGGAGGGCAAAACCGCCCCGGCATTTACCCTGCCGGATGCCGATGGAAATCAGGTTTCCCTGGAAGACTTCAGAGGAAAACATGTGATCCTCTATTTTTATCCCAAAGACAATACATCCGGGTGAACCAAAGAGGCCGAGGGATTCCGTGACCTGTACGGCGAATTCCTGAAACAGGATGCGGTCATCTTAGGTGTTTCACCGGACAGCCAAGCCTCTCATCAAAAATTCATCCGGAAACACAACCTCCCGTTCCTCCTCCTGTCAGATCCGGCCAAGACGGTGATGACAGCATATGGGGCGTTCGGCGAGAAGAAGATGTATGGAAAACCGGTTCAGGGGGTGACCCGGTCCACGGTCTGGATCGGTCCCGATGGTAAGGTGAAAAGGCATTGGCACAGGGTGGCCAAGGCCGCGGATCATCCTTCAAAGGTGCTGGAGGAGATAGGAGGATCTCATGGATAA
- a CDS encoding ADP-ribosylglycohydrolase family protein, which translates to MDNHEKAMVLAAFAADALALGAHWIYDTESIAKKFGRIDTFLKPGADSYHPTKEKGAFTHYGDQTLVLLESLAAKKGFDLSDFSARWRALFENYNGYVDNATRITLSKYASGSGHEDPGSPSNDLAGASRIAPLVYVYRNDLDMLAGSAKAQTRMTHADPLTIESAEFFARVAWLVLRGTSPAEAMDQVAQEHFSNSSIAGWVKNGLASTDGESVQTIASFGQTCHTPEAFPGVVHLIGRYQTDLKEALIQSVMAGGDSAARGMIVGMVLGAHLGSDALPAPWLEDLREKDRILDLLTGL; encoded by the coding sequence ATGGATAATCATGAAAAGGCGATGGTATTGGCCGCCTTCGCAGCAGATGCATTGGCCCTGGGGGCCCATTGGATTTATGATACTGAATCGATTGCAAAGAAATTCGGAAGGATCGACACTTTTCTGAAGCCTGGCGCCGATTCCTATCACCCCACCAAGGAGAAAGGGGCCTTCACCCATTACGGGGATCAGACCCTGGTCTTGCTGGAATCTCTTGCTGCAAAAAAAGGGTTTGACCTTTCCGACTTCTCCGCCCGGTGGCGGGCCTTATTTGAGAACTATAACGGCTATGTGGATAATGCGACCCGAATTACCCTTTCAAAATATGCCTCGGGAAGCGGCCATGAAGATCCGGGCTCCCCTTCTAACGACCTGGCCGGGGCCTCACGCATCGCCCCCCTGGTCTATGTTTATAGAAACGATCTGGACATGCTTGCAGGGAGTGCAAAGGCTCAGACCCGAATGACCCACGCCGACCCCCTTACCATCGAAAGCGCCGAGTTTTTTGCCAGGGTTGCGTGGCTGGTTTTGCGCGGGACGTCCCCGGCTGAGGCCATGGATCAGGTCGCACAGGAACACTTCAGCAATTCGTCCATAGCCGGTTGGGTCAAAAATGGTCTGGCCTCCACAGATGGAGAAAGTGTCCAAACCATCGCATCTTTCGGGCAGACCTGTCACACCCCTGAGGCCTTTCCCGGGGTGGTGCATCTTATCGGACGCTATCAAACCGACCTGAAGGAGGCCCTGATCCAATCGGTTATGGCAGGGGGCGACAGTGCAGCCAGAGGGATGATCGTAGGGATGGTCCTGGGGGCCCATCTGGGATCCGACGCCCTGCCCGCACCGTGGCTGGAAGATCTCCGGGAAAAAGACCGTATCCTCGACTTGTTGACGGGACTGTAG
- a CDS encoding FapA family protein has protein sequence MLRTSVTISCDNPETARIEGAEKLGVQPDEVTVESINSDTFTVTMRNAHGQLNVVVLDHGMNATIQTITPPLGNGKPVGVKDIERALTDLNVVFGIHKDLIENIVSEVAATAIAQYNVLIAEGKPAKDGVDARIEFKFRLNGEDPQIVDESRRRSKLDPTIVIKEMVAEGDVLAVKIPSEEPVNGSTVTGETLSGAEPKDKVLLTGKNVMLLQDNVTYVVAEGVVAGYADYVDGSLCVEEALQISRDKLRVQLSVHPPSPSGKTLTMEIVEKMLADSGITFGIRKDAIEQAFKKATVGNMPILDTLIAEGMAPEPGEDARIELKFLAEKTVGTIDQKSGSIDYKERQALQNVKTGQVLAVKIPPTEGKNGISVYGDIIPADPGTDEILVPGENVEISDDGLALAAKIDGVAVLTQKNKVSVFKQFKVPGDVDYSTGNLSMDGTLDINGWIRTGFRVQAEGNINVGGGIEDACVEAGADISVKGGIIGSGEGKVHAGGNITVRFIENAQVHANGNILISNDIVRSNVSADGRIIDTGGKGRIRGGSVNAGKMIEMNEIGSPAGIVTHVSVGVASEFRERFVEISKKLAEFRKSKVRINVALSKYDNLGKDKTIPDALLRKLEMLREHRRNVVIEEEKILKERELLSKKLSISDDKPLAVKVKGIVYSGTTVFVNGYALKIKDDIEGKVIFILDEEELAVKMIR, from the coding sequence ATGCTGCGAACAAGCGTTACCATTTCGTGCGATAATCCTGAAACCGCGCGAATAGAAGGCGCTGAAAAACTTGGTGTTCAGCCCGATGAAGTAACTGTGGAATCGATCAATTCAGATACTTTCACCGTTACCATGCGCAATGCGCACGGCCAACTGAATGTTGTCGTTTTGGATCATGGCATGAACGCGACAATCCAGACGATAACCCCTCCCTTGGGAAATGGGAAGCCGGTAGGGGTCAAAGACATTGAGCGAGCGCTTACAGACCTGAATGTCGTTTTCGGAATCCACAAGGACCTCATCGAGAATATTGTATCCGAAGTTGCAGCTACAGCGATTGCCCAATACAACGTCCTGATTGCAGAAGGAAAGCCCGCAAAAGACGGCGTGGACGCCCGCATAGAATTCAAATTTCGTCTTAATGGTGAAGACCCCCAAATCGTGGATGAATCTCGACGCCGCAGCAAACTGGACCCGACAATCGTGATCAAAGAGATGGTTGCCGAGGGTGACGTGCTTGCCGTCAAGATTCCATCGGAGGAACCCGTCAATGGTAGCACCGTAACCGGAGAAACGCTTTCAGGCGCCGAGCCTAAAGACAAGGTATTGCTGACCGGCAAGAATGTGATGCTTCTACAGGACAATGTAACCTATGTAGTTGCCGAGGGCGTTGTAGCGGGGTATGCGGATTATGTGGATGGCAGTCTCTGTGTCGAGGAAGCCCTTCAGATTTCAAGGGATAAACTGAGAGTCCAGTTATCCGTCCATCCGCCATCGCCGTCGGGAAAAACCCTCACCATGGAAATAGTTGAAAAAATGCTGGCGGATTCAGGCATAACCTTCGGCATCAGAAAGGACGCAATTGAGCAGGCATTTAAGAAGGCAACTGTCGGAAATATGCCGATACTCGACACCCTTATTGCTGAAGGAATGGCCCCTGAGCCGGGGGAAGATGCCAGGATTGAGCTCAAGTTTCTGGCCGAGAAAACAGTAGGGACAATTGACCAGAAATCCGGATCCATCGACTACAAAGAACGCCAAGCCCTGCAAAACGTGAAAACCGGCCAGGTCCTGGCAGTCAAAATACCGCCGACCGAGGGCAAAAACGGGATCAGCGTATATGGCGACATCATTCCTGCTGATCCGGGTACGGATGAAATCCTTGTGCCTGGTGAAAACGTGGAGATATCGGACGACGGCCTTGCCTTAGCTGCGAAGATCGATGGCGTAGCCGTTCTCACCCAAAAGAATAAAGTGTCGGTTTTCAAACAATTCAAAGTGCCCGGCGATGTCGATTATTCAACGGGAAATTTATCCATGGACGGGACACTGGACATCAACGGATGGATTCGCACGGGATTTCGCGTACAGGCGGAAGGGAATATCAATGTCGGCGGCGGTATCGAGGATGCATGTGTCGAAGCCGGTGCCGATATCTCCGTAAAGGGCGGCATCATCGGCTCAGGAGAGGGAAAAGTTCATGCCGGGGGAAATATTACCGTCCGCTTTATTGAAAACGCCCAGGTTCATGCGAACGGCAATATACTCATCAGCAACGATATTGTTCGCAGTAATGTATCGGCCGACGGCCGTATTATCGATACCGGCGGAAAAGGCCGTATACGGGGGGGCAGCGTCAATGCCGGAAAGATGATTGAAATGAACGAAATTGGATCGCCCGCCGGTATCGTAACGCATGTGAGTGTCGGTGTAGCTTCCGAATTCAGGGAGAGATTTGTTGAAATTTCAAAGAAGCTGGCAGAATTCAGGAAAAGCAAAGTAAGAATCAATGTAGCTTTATCTAAATATGATAACTTAGGCAAAGACAAAACCATCCCCGATGCACTTTTGCGTAAACTTGAGATGCTCAGGGAACACAGACGCAATGTGGTCATTGAGGAAGAGAAGATCTTAAAAGAGAGGGAGTTGCTGTCAAAAAAGTTGTCGATTTCCGATGATAAACCGTTGGCAGTGAAGGTCAAAGGGATTGTGTACTCAGGAACGACTGTCTTCGTGAATGGGTATGCTTTAAAAATCAAGGATGATATAGAAGGGAAGGTTATTTTTATTTTGGACGAGGAAGAACTGGCGGTCAAGATGATAAGGTAA
- a CDS encoding CBS domain-containing protein: MQRDVKRVNQSTPISKAAKMMRDSGVSSLVVEPEADDDAFGIITRRDIIQAFLSSTISGPAHLVEDAMTKPADHR; encoded by the coding sequence ATGCAGAGAGATGTTAAACGGGTTAACCAATCAACACCCATATCCAAAGCCGCAAAAATGATGCGCGATTCAGGTGTATCGAGTCTCGTGGTTGAACCAGAGGCCGATGACGATGCATTCGGAATCATCACACGCAGAGATATCATTCAAGCGTTTCTATCGAGCACGATCAGCGGGCCCGCGCACCTGGTAGAGGATGCAATGACCAAACCGGCCGATCACCGTTAA
- a CDS encoding CBS domain-containing protein, with the protein MSIYNCQQLMRMVGIRRLPVVDGNQLVGILSNADIFGKLLENIA; encoded by the coding sequence ATGTCCATCTACAACTGTCAGCAGTTGATGCGCATGGTAGGCATTAGAAGGCTGCCGGTTGTTGACGGCAATCAACTGGTGGGGATTCTCAGCAACGCCGACATTTTTGGGAAACTGCTCGAAAATATCGCCTGA
- a CDS encoding amidohydrolase: MLKPNMPSSDDQEGSRVPSGFPPVIDAHVHIFPRNIFSAIWKWFDKNAWHIRYQMTSSRVFEFLLSRGINHVIALQYAHKPGIARQLNTYMSEKCREFGNRVTGMATVFPGENDAENILQEAFDLGLEGLKLHAHVQCFDMTCDHMHRLYECCRKNRKPVIMHIGREPKSSAYSCDPYEVCSAEKLEHVLIDYPDLNICVPHLGFDEISAYRNLIEKYDNLWLDTTMVITDYFPIEEKIDLGRYRSDRIMYGSDFPNIPYPWDRELKALKTAGISDDVLEKICSKNAVDFFSLKLPPG; this comes from the coding sequence ATGTTGAAACCGAATATGCCCTCAAGCGACGATCAGGAAGGTTCAAGGGTTCCTTCCGGATTTCCTCCTGTAATCGATGCCCATGTTCATATTTTTCCCCGCAATATTTTCTCCGCCATTTGGAAATGGTTTGATAAGAATGCCTGGCATATCAGGTATCAAATGACATCCTCCCGGGTATTTGAGTTCCTGCTGTCCCGAGGCATCAACCATGTCATCGCACTTCAGTATGCCCATAAGCCAGGAATCGCCAGGCAACTGAATACGTATATGTCGGAGAAATGCAGAGAGTTTGGTAATCGGGTAACGGGCATGGCTACCGTGTTCCCCGGCGAGAATGATGCGGAAAACATCTTGCAGGAGGCATTTGATCTCGGGCTTGAGGGCCTGAAGCTGCATGCTCATGTGCAGTGCTTTGACATGACTTGTGATCATATGCATCGGCTGTATGAATGTTGCCGGAAGAATAGAAAACCGGTTATCATGCATATCGGGAGGGAGCCTAAAAGCTCAGCCTACAGTTGCGATCCCTATGAGGTGTGCAGCGCTGAAAAATTGGAACATGTCTTAATAGATTACCCGGATCTGAACATCTGTGTGCCGCATCTTGGATTTGATGAGATATCGGCTTACAGAAACCTGATTGAAAAATACGATAATCTCTGGCTGGACACCACCATGGTGATAACCGATTACTTTCCGATTGAAGAAAAGATAGATCTCGGCCGCTACCGATCAGACAGAATTATGTACGGTTCTGATTTTCCGAACATCCCGTATCCATGGGATAGGGAGTTAAAGGCACTGAAAACGGCCGGTATTTCCGATGATGTCTTGGAAAAGATATGCAGCAAGAACGCTGTGGATTTCTTCAGCCTTAAGTTACCCCCCGGTTGA
- a CDS encoding DUF202 domain-containing protein: MRKETSTESTQELAEDRTDWAKERTLLAKERTFSAWGRTGISAMAAGLGIARLLGSVGSPWIAKTVGAMLILTGSAIYVLGFLSYRTALRKLAKEGVRGTSLWIIGGITSVLMLSAVLSLLLIF; encoded by the coding sequence ATGAGAAAAGAAACATCGACGGAATCGACACAGGAGCTGGCTGAGGACCGTACCGACTGGGCAAAGGAGCGTACCCTGCTGGCCAAGGAACGCACCTTCAGCGCCTGGGGACGGACAGGCATCTCCGCCATGGCCGCAGGGCTTGGCATAGCGCGGCTTCTCGGCTCAGTGGGCTCGCCATGGATTGCCAAAACGGTGGGGGCGATGCTGATCCTTACGGGGAGCGCGATCTATGTTCTGGGGTTTTTAAGCTATCGCACGGCGCTCAGGAAGTTGGCCAAAGAAGGGGTCCGAGGCACATCCCTATGGATTATCGGGGGAATTACATCGGTCCTGATGCTCAGCGCAGTGCTCTCTCTGCTGCTGATTTTTTGA
- a CDS encoding response regulator encodes MGGNLLDYKRILIVDDEPDVMDALEELLPTSEVVRASSFSEAKTLLDSEYFDLAILDIMGVDGYALLEIARAKNKDVIPVMLTAHALSPEDARKSFEEGAASYIPKERLSDISLYLNDILEAKQKGKSSWSRWFERFGSYMDRKFGPDWKKDDRQFWSRFGYWE; translated from the coding sequence ATGGGAGGAAACCTTTTGGATTACAAGAGGATCTTGATTGTGGACGACGAACCGGATGTCATGGATGCTCTGGAAGAGCTTCTACCCACAAGTGAAGTGGTGCGGGCGTCAAGTTTCTCTGAAGCCAAGACATTGCTGGACAGTGAATACTTTGATCTGGCCATTCTGGATATTATGGGGGTGGACGGCTACGCATTACTTGAAATTGCGCGTGCCAAAAACAAAGATGTTATTCCCGTCATGCTTACTGCTCACGCCCTGAGTCCTGAAGATGCACGAAAATCCTTTGAGGAGGGCGCTGCCTCTTACATACCCAAAGAGCGCTTGTCGGACATTTCGCTTTATTTGAATGATATCCTGGAGGCCAAACAAAAGGGCAAATCGTCTTGGTCGCGGTGGTTTGAGCGGTTTGGTTCCTATATGGACAGGAAATTTGGCCCGGACTGGAAGAAGGATGACAGGCAATTCTGGAGCCGGTTTGGTTACTGGGAATAA